Proteins encoded by one window of Cannabis sativa cultivar Pink pepper isolate KNU-18-1 chromosome 4, ASM2916894v1, whole genome shotgun sequence:
- the LOC133037241 gene encoding protein FAR1-RELATED SEQUENCE 9-like gives MFEVEFSKAYNCAMELRIEQGAVTEYKLTPNGKYFHHIVKYDSSVNTVICSCKKFEFAGILCSHILKVFSFHNVVKIPSQYILKRWTKYATMGVTSSTPEIRQRDDPKVSLALYYQDLSMSYNHIVTRASTSEKTYKLARDVFKRLSEDVDACLKEETFQSKDENHTANEINTTIKGIKSNNKRVRGSSSRPKSALEKMRKKTKVSKRNSSTKHVSQDFNNNDQVNSYIPLSQSDLSFSAPSFNHNHINDTPEILNVRASMTELLLQVY, from the exons ATGTTTGAAGTTGAGTTTTCAAAGGCTTATAACTGTGCGATGGAACTTCGTATTGAGCAAGGAGCAGTTACAGAATATAAGCTTACTCCAAATGGTAAGTATTTTCACCACATAGTTAAATATGACTCATCTGTTAATACGGTGATATGTAGTTGCAAGAAATTTGAGTTTGCAGGAATATTGTGCTCACATATCCTTAAGGTTTTCTCATTTCATAATGTTGTGAAAATACCATctcaatacattttaaagaggTGGACAAAGTATGCAACGATGGGAGTTACAAGTAGTACACCTGAGATAAGACAAAGAGATGATCCTAAAGTATCTTTGGCATTATATTATCAAGATTTATCCATGTCTTACAATCATATTGTAACAAGGGCATCAACAAGTGAAAAAACCTATAAACTTGCAAGAGATGTTTTTAAAAGACTTTCAGAAGATGTTGATGCATGTTTGAAAGAAGAAACATTTCAAAGCAAAGATGAGAATCATACAGCCAATGAAATTAATACAACAATAAAAGGTATAAAATCAAATAACAAGAGAGTTCGTGGTAGTTCTTCACGTCCAAAGAGTGCTCTTGAAAAAATGCGGAAGAAGACCAAAGTCTCCAAAAGAAATTCATCTACAAAACAT GTTTCACAAGACTTTAACAACAATGATCAAGTCAATAGTTATATACCACTCTCTCAATCAGACTTGTCATTCTCCGCACCATCATTTAATCATAATCAT ATTAATGATACACCTGAAATTTTAAACGTAAGAGCAAGCATGACCGAATTACTTTTACAGGTATAttga